A single region of the Solwaraspora sp. WMMD406 genome encodes:
- a CDS encoding type II toxin-antitoxin system VapB family antitoxin encodes MSVSQIDVDDEALAEAMRLSGARSEKETVNLALREYAARHRRIAVLQHHAGVAQGWDYEGWQEMRAAGKALAA; translated from the coding sequence ATGTCGGTGAGCCAGATCGATGTTGATGACGAGGCGCTGGCCGAGGCAATGCGGCTGTCCGGGGCCAGGAGCGAGAAGGAAACCGTGAACCTCGCGTTGCGGGAGTACGCAGCCCGACACCGGCGGATCGCCGTACTCCAACACCATGCCGGGGTCGCGCAGGGTTGGGACTACGAAGGCTGGCAGGAGATGCGGGCAGCGGGCAAAGCGCTGGCTGCGTGA
- the yicI gene encoding alpha-xylosidase translates to MKFTDGYWQLRPGVSVLRPGTVESVEVEPDGRALTVFAPIGRITGRGDTLNRPVITVRFFSPAPGVAGVTIGHHSGGLPKQPRFAIADRTDHPVRVTVTGLSARLTTGELTVRVALTGPWRVDFLRGDRLVTSSSERSIGAVTDAEGHTFVHERLALGVGETIYGLGERFGAYVKNGQTVDIWNADGGTASEQAYKNVPFYLSGAGYGVFVDHPEHVSFEVGSEVVSQTQFSVPGQSLTYYLFDGPTPKDVLRRYTALTGRPARVPAWSYGLWLSTSFTTSYDEKTVTEFIDGMSERDLPLSVFHFDCFWMRQFHWVDFIWDPATFPDPEGMLRRLHERGLKVCVWINPYIAQRSYLFEEGRQAGYLVRNPDGSIWQWDKWQAGMALVDFTNPAAVRWYAGKLKVLLDMGVDCFKTDFGERIPTEVVWHDGSDPQRMHNYYSYLYNKTVFELLEAERGPGEAVLFARSATAGGQQFPVHWGGDCESTFVAMAESLRGGLSLAASGFGYWSHDIGGFEGTPDPAVFKRWIAFGLLSSHSRLHGSGSYRVPWAYDDEAVDVLRRFTRLKLSLIPYLAAAAEEAHRDGVPVMRPMIVEFPDDPATAYLDRQYMLGPDLLVAPVMSADGEVTYYLPAGTWTHLMTGAQVTGPGWITEKHGFDSVPVLARPGAVIPFGTVTDRPDYLWADGVRLRLYAPAPGQRTRVRVPAPDDGPGAEFEVYHQDGTATVELVAGDSAGYHCEVVRVAG, encoded by the coding sequence GTGAAGTTCACCGACGGATACTGGCAGTTACGTCCCGGGGTCAGCGTGCTGCGCCCCGGCACGGTCGAGTCGGTGGAGGTGGAACCGGACGGACGCGCGCTGACCGTCTTCGCGCCGATCGGCAGGATCACCGGACGCGGGGACACCCTCAACCGGCCGGTGATCACCGTACGGTTCTTCTCCCCCGCCCCCGGGGTGGCCGGGGTGACCATCGGACACCACTCCGGCGGCCTGCCCAAACAGCCCCGGTTCGCGATCGCCGACCGTACCGACCACCCGGTGCGGGTGACCGTCACCGGGCTCAGCGCGCGGCTGACCACCGGCGAGTTGACCGTACGGGTGGCGTTGACCGGGCCGTGGCGGGTCGACTTCCTGCGCGGCGACCGGCTGGTCACCTCCTCCTCCGAACGCAGCATCGGCGCGGTGACCGACGCCGAAGGGCACACGTTCGTGCACGAACGGCTGGCCCTGGGCGTCGGCGAGACCATCTACGGACTGGGCGAGCGCTTCGGGGCGTACGTCAAGAACGGCCAGACCGTCGACATCTGGAACGCCGACGGCGGCACCGCCAGCGAACAGGCGTACAAGAACGTGCCGTTCTATCTCAGCGGCGCCGGCTACGGGGTGTTCGTCGACCACCCCGAACACGTGTCGTTCGAGGTCGGCTCGGAGGTGGTGTCGCAGACCCAGTTCAGCGTGCCCGGCCAGTCGCTCACCTACTACCTGTTCGACGGGCCGACCCCCAAGGACGTGCTGCGCCGCTACACCGCGCTGACCGGCCGACCGGCCCGGGTGCCGGCCTGGTCGTACGGGCTCTGGCTGTCCACCTCGTTCACCACCTCGTACGACGAGAAGACGGTCACCGAGTTCATCGACGGGATGTCCGAACGGGACCTGCCGCTGTCGGTGTTCCACTTCGACTGCTTCTGGATGCGGCAGTTCCACTGGGTCGACTTCATCTGGGACCCGGCGACCTTCCCGGACCCCGAGGGGATGCTGCGCCGGCTGCACGAACGCGGCCTGAAGGTCTGCGTCTGGATCAACCCGTACATCGCCCAGCGGTCGTACCTGTTCGAGGAGGGCCGGCAGGCCGGCTACCTGGTCCGCAACCCGGACGGTTCCATCTGGCAGTGGGACAAGTGGCAGGCCGGGATGGCGCTCGTCGACTTCACCAACCCGGCGGCGGTGCGGTGGTACGCGGGCAAGCTGAAAGTCCTGCTCGACATGGGAGTGGACTGTTTCAAGACCGACTTCGGCGAACGTATCCCGACCGAGGTCGTCTGGCACGACGGATCCGACCCGCAACGGATGCACAACTACTACTCGTACCTTTACAACAAGACGGTCTTCGAGCTGCTGGAGGCCGAGCGCGGACCGGGCGAGGCGGTGCTCTTCGCCCGCTCGGCGACCGCCGGCGGCCAGCAGTTCCCGGTGCACTGGGGCGGCGACTGCGAGTCCACCTTCGTGGCGATGGCCGAGTCGCTGCGCGGCGGCCTGTCCTTGGCCGCGTCCGGCTTCGGCTACTGGAGCCACGACATCGGCGGCTTCGAGGGCACACCGGACCCGGCCGTCTTCAAACGCTGGATCGCCTTCGGGCTGCTCTCTTCACACTCACGGCTGCACGGCTCCGGCTCGTACCGGGTGCCGTGGGCGTACGACGACGAAGCGGTCGACGTGCTGCGTCGCTTCACCCGGCTCAAGCTGAGCCTCATCCCGTACCTGGCGGCGGCGGCCGAGGAGGCCCACCGCGACGGCGTACCGGTGATGCGGCCGATGATCGTGGAGTTCCCGGACGACCCGGCCACCGCGTACCTCGACCGGCAGTACATGCTCGGCCCGGACCTGCTCGTCGCCCCGGTGATGAGCGCGGACGGCGAGGTCACCTACTACCTGCCCGCCGGCACCTGGACCCACCTGATGACCGGTGCGCAGGTCACCGGCCCGGGGTGGATCACCGAGAAGCACGGGTTCGACAGCGTACCCGTGCTGGCCCGGCCCGGCGCGGTCATCCCGTTCGGGACGGTCACCGACCGGCCCGACTATCTCTGGGCCGACGGCGTGCGGCTGCGGCTGTACGCGCCGGCGCCGGGCCAGCGGACCCGGGTACGGGTGCCCGCTCCCGACGACGGCCCCGGCGCGGAGTTCGAGGTGTACCACCAGGACGGAACGGCCACCGTGGAGCTGGTCGCGGGTGACTCGGCGGGCTACCACTGCGAGGTGGTACGGGTCGCGGGGTGA
- a CDS encoding carbohydrate ABC transporter permease — protein sequence MAADRHHRGVSRWIVLALVTAAALVMLVPFVFMLLNAFKAPGDYSTNGPLSWPTEFYTTGLRTYWEQVDYPVKLWNSILISGSVAVLAVLVSLLSAYALGIGRVRGRLWIVGVFLLANMLPQEALVYPLYHFAKEAGLYNTRLAVIIIFTVIQAAFGTYLLSSVLGTFPRQLLEAAALDGAGTWRILWRVVLPNIRSTISVLLVFFFIWTWNEFLIPLVMLIDNQTQTVPVALASLQGDRLMDAPTTNAGALLSILPAIIFFVIFQRTLARGVTAGADK from the coding sequence ATGGCCGCCGACCGGCACCACCGAGGGGTCAGCCGTTGGATCGTGCTCGCCCTGGTCACCGCAGCCGCGCTCGTCATGCTGGTGCCGTTCGTGTTCATGCTGCTCAACGCCTTCAAGGCGCCGGGCGACTACTCCACCAACGGGCCGCTGTCCTGGCCGACCGAGTTCTACACCACCGGACTGCGCACCTACTGGGAGCAGGTCGACTACCCGGTCAAATTGTGGAACTCGATCCTCATTTCCGGCTCGGTCGCGGTCCTCGCCGTACTCGTCTCGCTGCTCAGCGCGTACGCGCTCGGAATCGGCCGGGTCCGTGGCCGGCTCTGGATCGTCGGCGTCTTCCTGCTGGCCAACATGCTTCCGCAGGAGGCGCTGGTCTACCCGCTCTACCACTTCGCCAAGGAGGCGGGGCTCTACAACACCCGCCTGGCGGTGATCATCATCTTCACCGTCATCCAGGCCGCCTTCGGCACCTACCTGCTCTCCTCGGTGCTCGGCACCTTCCCCCGCCAACTGCTGGAGGCCGCCGCGCTCGACGGCGCCGGCACCTGGCGGATCCTCTGGCGGGTGGTGCTGCCCAACATCCGCTCCACTATCTCGGTGCTGCTGGTCTTCTTCTTCATCTGGACCTGGAACGAGTTCCTCATCCCGCTGGTCATGCTGATCGACAACCAGACCCAGACCGTCCCGGTCGCGCTCGCCTCGTTACAGGGCGACCGGCTGATGGACGCGCCCACCACCAACGCCGGAGCGCTGCTGAGCATCCTCCCGGCGATCATCTTCTTCGTCATCTTCCAGCGCACCCTCGCGCGCGGCGTCACGGCAGGAGCCGACAAGTGA
- a CDS encoding sulfatase-like hydrolase/transferase: protein MSSATHPAPPATDATDLGTTDPDAENPGKTDTTGDEPQTSEAKPPQTSESEPETTESEPTPPGGGWRPRVRRTAGWAASVLAVAGVLAALTLPYQVEFVVPQVFARIPLEAVLAGAVLLVLPHRVRVPVAAALGVVLGVLTVFKVADMGFFSVLGRPFDPVMDVGLLADAYRFVDASYGRPAAVAAAVGAALLTVAVLVLAVLAVLRVARLLAERRRVGGGVVGALAAGWLAFALLGTTVTVYDNGTLTFALPVADRATARLAYDHTLQVSASLHDRHEFAEVAEVDAFRDVPGDELLTALRGKDVLLAFVESYGRDSVTAPEFAPYVADVLDDGTRRLSAQGYGSRSAFLTSSTVGGSSWLAHASTLSGLWVDNQQRYRSLVASDRLTLTRAFGDAGWRVSGFFPGNSRAWPEGSFFGYDQVYDSRNMGYAGDKFTFASIPDQYVLSAFDRFEREATDGPVMAEVALLSSHAPWTPIPQLVNWNTVRDGSVFDRTAMAVGQADRSAEDGLREDYPKAIGYSLSTIISYLESQDDDDLVLVFLGDHQPAPVVTGPGASHDVPITIVTRDQAVLDQIAGWDWPDGLRPDPQAPVWPMDSFRDRFLTAFS, encoded by the coding sequence TTGTCCTCCGCGACGCATCCCGCCCCGCCCGCCACTGACGCGACGGACCTGGGTACGACCGATCCGGACGCGGAAAACCCCGGCAAGACGGACACGACGGGGGACGAGCCGCAGACCAGCGAGGCGAAGCCGCCACAGACCAGCGAGAGCGAACCAGAGACGACCGAGAGCGAGCCGACACCACCGGGTGGCGGCTGGCGGCCACGGGTACGCCGTACCGCCGGCTGGGCGGCCAGTGTGCTGGCAGTGGCCGGCGTGCTCGCCGCGTTGACACTGCCGTACCAGGTGGAGTTCGTGGTCCCGCAGGTGTTCGCCCGGATCCCACTGGAGGCGGTGCTTGCCGGAGCGGTGCTGCTGGTGCTGCCGCACCGGGTACGCGTCCCGGTGGCGGCCGCCCTCGGCGTCGTACTCGGGGTGCTGACCGTGTTCAAGGTCGCCGACATGGGCTTCTTCTCCGTACTGGGCCGCCCGTTCGACCCGGTGATGGACGTGGGGCTGCTGGCCGACGCGTACCGGTTCGTCGACGCCTCCTACGGCCGGCCGGCGGCGGTCGCCGCCGCGGTCGGTGCCGCGCTGCTCACCGTCGCCGTGCTGGTCCTAGCGGTGCTGGCGGTGCTGCGGGTGGCCCGGCTGCTGGCCGAGCGGCGGCGGGTCGGCGGGGGCGTGGTGGGCGCGTTGGCCGCCGGCTGGCTGGCGTTCGCGCTGCTCGGCACCACGGTGACCGTCTACGACAACGGGACGCTCACGTTCGCGCTGCCGGTGGCGGACCGGGCCACCGCCCGACTCGCCTACGATCACACGCTGCAGGTCAGCGCCAGCCTGCACGACCGGCACGAGTTCGCCGAGGTGGCGGAGGTGGACGCGTTCCGCGACGTGCCGGGCGACGAGCTGCTGACCGCGCTGCGCGGCAAGGACGTGCTGCTGGCGTTCGTCGAAAGCTACGGCCGCGACTCGGTCACCGCCCCGGAGTTCGCCCCGTACGTCGCCGACGTCCTCGACGACGGCACGCGACGGCTGTCCGCCCAGGGGTACGGGTCCCGCAGCGCCTTCCTCACCTCGTCGACGGTGGGCGGCAGCAGTTGGCTGGCGCACGCCAGCACTCTGTCCGGGCTGTGGGTGGACAACCAGCAGCGCTACCGCAGCCTGGTCGCCAGTGACCGGCTGACCCTGACCCGGGCGTTCGGCGACGCCGGCTGGCGGGTGTCCGGTTTCTTCCCCGGCAACTCGCGGGCCTGGCCGGAAGGGTCGTTTTTCGGCTACGACCAGGTCTACGACTCGCGCAACATGGGGTACGCCGGCGACAAGTTCACTTTCGCCTCGATCCCGGACCAGTACGTCCTGTCGGCGTTCGACCGGTTCGAGCGGGAGGCCACCGACGGGCCGGTGATGGCGGAGGTGGCGTTGCTGTCCAGCCACGCACCGTGGACCCCGATCCCGCAGCTGGTCAACTGGAACACGGTGCGCGACGGGTCGGTCTTCGACCGTACGGCGATGGCCGTCGGCCAGGCCGACCGGTCGGCGGAGGACGGGCTACGGGAGGACTACCCGAAGGCGATCGGCTACTCGCTGAGCACGATCATCTCCTATCTGGAGTCGCAGGACGACGACGATCTGGTGCTGGTCTTCCTCGGCGATCACCAGCCCGCGCCGGTGGTGACCGGTCCGGGGGCCAGCCACGACGTGCCGATCACCATCGTGACCCGCGACCAGGCCGTGCTGGACCAGATCGCCGGGTGGGACTGGCCGGACGGGTTGCGCCCGGACCCGCAAGCACCGGTGTGGCCGATGGACTCGTTCCGGGACCGGTTCCTGACCGCGTTCAGCTGA
- a CDS encoding M12 family metallo-peptidase: MSNPSTPSGQSPPPPGTGRSRNRRLVALLVAVVAAALLPAVGPSGAASAAPEGGTPIADSPWSTLDGIPAARRSAAPADIDARRLAAYTLDRDAISTQLDRAPAESARAARSAPLVLTVPTPDGDLQRFEVVNSPVMQDGLAARHPEIQTYAGTGVDDPTATIRADLTPLGFHASVRSANGSWYVDPYFRDQSVYASYYAHDLVNRHGELIERADVGAAAEQIGEEIDQAQADEAAGPLVKLRTYRLAFLTDPSYANYFGAENVTAAKVTLINRVTQVYEDETAIRLVLINDTDKTNLNTVEAAAGPNGPCGAAPCFTEANLTGCSGATLNRNRIVLGQLVGASAFDVGHIGFGLPGGGVAGLGVVGGDGKARGCTGLPNPIGDFYAVDYVAHEIGHQFAGNHTFNGTQWNCSGGNRSATNSYEPGSGSSIMAYAGICQQDNLQPHSDPYWSQRSYYEITTFVNSSRPAINEVQTVSLRDFDTDGDSFTISYAGQSSAPITRGVNYTTADVKAAIEAITGWPAGATVTVAAFGGLGAINDTGFQVTFNGGPVAQTNVPALGLTGFVGADGFVGETAKGGPVDNGGWQVTETTNHAPVVTVPDQFTIPVRTPFALTGSATDADGDPLTYMWEQNDRGGISGGSTAGTALTSNIKTNGPLFRVFGTSALVSPQDTQQYYSPGLNAVDDNPTRVFPDMAQILAGNTNAKTGACPAAPEPPASGSASNLTQALVDCYSEFLPTADWVGYDNDRTMHFKLTARDGRVGGGGVGNAETAVVLAPDAGPFLVTSQPVPSFYLGGSSQEITWDVAGTDAAPVNATQVTISLSTDGAKTFPYVLAEAVPNTGNATITLPNIDTTTGRIKIEAIGNVFFDLNDADIRIDQVRPAELAYTGDTLVHPVAGADSAQVLLRAAVGADAGDVRGAPFAFTTGDTTLCTTEVKLWGGDVTGGVASCTATLPVGNHPVTATVDGRYLGSVTATVTVAPSTGLRISGDGYLRSESTAGAYPLDPEHRVEVSLDGRITNAGELAGKVLVGYRSGDQRYKFQGATLESYGATTVGGVPVAQLRYQVTLFDLSTPQQPVPVATGLTMRVTATDAGGPGRRDTIGITVWDGDTLMFSSSWTGTATEEVNLTASGGDLVIG, encoded by the coding sequence TTGAGCAACCCCTCGACACCGAGCGGCCAGTCACCGCCCCCGCCCGGGACCGGCCGGTCCCGTAACCGGCGACTGGTCGCCCTGCTCGTCGCCGTGGTCGCGGCGGCGTTGCTGCCGGCGGTCGGCCCGTCCGGAGCGGCCAGTGCCGCCCCCGAGGGCGGTACGCCGATCGCCGACTCGCCGTGGTCCACGCTCGACGGCATACCGGCGGCGCGCCGGTCGGCCGCCCCGGCAGACATCGACGCCCGTCGACTGGCCGCGTACACCCTGGACCGGGACGCCATCTCCACGCAGCTCGACCGGGCCCCGGCCGAATCGGCCCGCGCGGCGCGGTCGGCGCCGCTGGTGCTGACCGTGCCCACCCCCGACGGTGACCTGCAGCGCTTCGAGGTCGTCAACTCGCCGGTGATGCAGGACGGGCTCGCCGCCCGGCACCCGGAGATCCAGACGTACGCCGGCACCGGTGTCGACGACCCGACCGCGACGATCCGGGCCGACCTGACCCCGCTGGGCTTCCACGCCTCGGTGCGCTCGGCCAACGGCTCCTGGTACGTCGACCCGTACTTCCGGGACCAGAGCGTGTACGCCAGCTACTACGCCCACGACCTGGTCAACCGGCACGGTGAGCTGATCGAACGTGCGGACGTCGGGGCCGCCGCCGAGCAGATCGGCGAGGAGATCGACCAGGCCCAGGCCGACGAGGCGGCCGGACCGCTGGTGAAGCTGCGGACCTACCGCCTGGCGTTCCTGACCGACCCGTCGTACGCGAACTACTTCGGCGCGGAGAACGTCACCGCCGCCAAGGTGACGCTGATCAACCGGGTGACCCAGGTCTACGAAGACGAGACCGCGATCCGGCTCGTGCTGATCAACGACACCGACAAGACCAACCTGAACACCGTCGAGGCGGCCGCCGGGCCGAACGGCCCGTGCGGCGCGGCCCCCTGCTTCACCGAGGCCAACCTGACCGGCTGCTCCGGTGCCACGCTCAACCGCAACCGGATCGTCCTCGGTCAGCTCGTCGGGGCCAGCGCCTTCGACGTCGGGCACATCGGCTTCGGCCTGCCCGGTGGCGGCGTCGCCGGACTCGGCGTGGTCGGCGGCGACGGCAAGGCGCGGGGCTGCACCGGCCTGCCGAACCCGATCGGTGACTTCTACGCCGTCGACTACGTGGCGCACGAGATCGGCCACCAGTTCGCCGGCAACCACACCTTCAACGGCACCCAGTGGAACTGCTCCGGCGGCAACCGCAGCGCCACCAACTCGTACGAGCCGGGCAGCGGGTCGTCGATCATGGCGTACGCGGGCATCTGCCAGCAGGACAACCTGCAGCCGCACTCCGATCCGTACTGGTCGCAGCGCAGCTACTACGAGATCACCACGTTCGTGAACTCGTCGCGGCCGGCGATCAACGAGGTGCAGACGGTGTCGCTGCGCGACTTCGACACCGACGGTGACTCGTTCACGATCAGCTACGCCGGGCAGTCGTCGGCGCCGATCACCCGTGGGGTCAACTACACCACCGCCGACGTCAAGGCGGCGATCGAGGCGATCACCGGTTGGCCGGCCGGCGCGACGGTGACCGTGGCGGCGTTCGGCGGACTCGGTGCCATCAACGACACCGGTTTCCAGGTGACGTTCAACGGCGGCCCGGTGGCCCAGACCAACGTACCGGCGCTGGGGTTGACCGGTTTCGTCGGCGCGGACGGCTTCGTCGGCGAGACCGCCAAGGGCGGACCGGTCGACAACGGTGGCTGGCAGGTCACCGAAACCACCAATCACGCCCCGGTGGTGACCGTGCCGGACCAGTTCACCATCCCGGTCCGGACCCCGTTCGCGTTGACCGGCAGCGCCACCGACGCCGACGGCGACCCGCTGACGTACATGTGGGAGCAGAACGACCGTGGTGGCATCTCCGGCGGCAGCACCGCCGGTACCGCGTTGACCAGCAACATCAAGACCAACGGCCCACTGTTCCGGGTCTTCGGCACGTCAGCGCTGGTCAGCCCGCAGGACACCCAGCAGTACTACTCCCCCGGGTTGAACGCGGTCGACGACAACCCGACCCGGGTCTTCCCGGACATGGCACAGATCCTGGCGGGCAACACCAACGCCAAGACCGGTGCCTGCCCGGCCGCCCCGGAGCCGCCGGCCAGCGGCAGCGCCTCCAACCTGACCCAGGCCCTGGTGGACTGCTACTCGGAGTTCCTGCCGACCGCCGACTGGGTGGGCTACGACAACGATCGGACCATGCACTTCAAGCTGACCGCCCGCGACGGGCGGGTCGGCGGCGGCGGGGTCGGCAACGCCGAGACCGCGGTCGTGCTGGCCCCGGACGCCGGCCCGTTCCTGGTCACCTCGCAGCCGGTGCCGTCGTTCTACCTCGGCGGCTCCAGCCAGGAGATCACCTGGGACGTGGCCGGCACCGACGCGGCGCCGGTGAACGCCACGCAGGTCACGATCTCACTGTCGACGGACGGGGCGAAGACGTTCCCGTACGTGCTGGCCGAGGCGGTGCCGAACACCGGCAACGCCACGATCACCCTGCCGAACATCGACACCACCACCGGTCGGATCAAGATCGAAGCGATCGGTAACGTCTTCTTCGACCTCAACGACGCCGACATCCGCATCGACCAGGTCCGCCCGGCCGAGCTGGCGTACACCGGGGACACGCTGGTGCACCCGGTGGCCGGCGCGGACTCGGCGCAGGTCCTGCTGCGGGCGGCGGTCGGTGCCGATGCCGGCGACGTCCGAGGTGCCCCGTTCGCCTTCACCACCGGGGACACCACGCTGTGTACCACCGAGGTGAAGCTCTGGGGCGGCGACGTCACCGGCGGCGTGGCCAGCTGTACGGCGACCCTGCCGGTCGGCAACCACCCGGTGACCGCCACGGTCGACGGTCGCTACCTCGGATCCGTCACGGCCACGGTGACGGTCGCCCCGTCGACCGGGCTGCGGATCAGCGGCGACGGCTATCTCCGCAGCGAGTCGACCGCCGGCGCGTACCCGCTGGACCCCGAGCACCGGGTCGAGGTGAGCCTCGACGGCCGGATCACCAACGCCGGTGAGCTGGCCGGCAAGGTGCTGGTCGGCTACCGCTCCGGGGACCAGCGGTACAAGTTCCAGGGCGCCACCCTGGAGTCGTACGGCGCGACCACGGTCGGCGGCGTGCCGGTGGCGCAGCTGCGCTACCAGGTGACGCTGTTCGACCTGTCCACCCCGCAGCAGCCGGTGCCGGTGGCGACCGGGCTGACCATGCGGGTGACCGCGACCGACGCCGGCGGACCGGGCCGGCGGGACACCATCGGGATCACTGTCTGGGACGGCGACACGTTGATGTTCTCGTCGAGCTGGACCGGCACCGCGACCGAAGAGGTCAACCTGACCGCCTCCGGCGGTGACCTCGTCATCGGATGA
- a CDS encoding bifunctional NAD(P)/FAD-dependent oxidoreductase/class I SAM-dependent methyltransferase: MTDNRAGGPAYRVAVAVIGGGAAGLSAALTLARARRSVIVIDAGEPRNAPSPGVHGFLTRDGMSPADLVATGRREIERYGGVVLPGRAETAERVGDGFEVRLADGRLVAARRLLLATGVVDELPDIPGLRDRWGRDVVHCPYCHGWEVRDQPIGVLATSAMALHQVQLFRQWTADLILFTHTGLDLTDEQAEQLAARGVRVVAGEVTGLEATEDRLTGVRLADGIVVPRTAVTVASRLRIADALRGPDGLLTRLGVPVIDLPNGMGEQVEADPTGRTAVPGVWAAGNLTSPLGQVMAAASAGSMAAAAINADLALADTTAAVRRHRAEIAGEEPPAEPEHHGPADVAAMISQGFWDERYGSVERVWSGNPNPHLVSVVEGLAAGTACDVGAGEGADAIWLAGRGWEVTAVDVSEVALRRGADQAAAAGDDVAKRLTWQQADIRTWDPGLSRFDLVTAQFMHLPDPDRAMLHRRLAAAVRPGGTLLIVGHHPSDLDIVGIRRPRMPDLMFTAEQVAAVLDPQEWASVRVETVPRSVTDPDGDPLTIHDAVLHAVRRR; encoded by the coding sequence GTGACCGACAACAGAGCGGGGGGACCCGCGTACCGCGTCGCCGTGGCGGTGATCGGCGGCGGTGCCGCCGGGTTGAGCGCGGCGCTGACCCTGGCGCGGGCGCGCCGGTCGGTGATCGTGATCGACGCGGGTGAGCCCCGCAACGCGCCGTCGCCCGGCGTACACGGATTCCTGACCCGCGATGGAATGAGCCCGGCCGACCTGGTGGCGACCGGCCGGCGCGAGATCGAGCGGTACGGCGGCGTCGTGCTGCCCGGCCGGGCGGAGACGGCCGAGCGGGTCGGCGACGGATTCGAGGTCCGGCTCGCCGACGGCCGGCTGGTCGCCGCCCGGCGCCTGCTGCTGGCCACCGGGGTGGTCGACGAACTACCGGACATCCCGGGGCTGCGGGACCGCTGGGGCCGCGACGTGGTGCACTGCCCCTACTGCCACGGCTGGGAGGTCCGCGACCAACCGATCGGTGTGCTCGCCACCAGCGCCATGGCACTGCACCAGGTGCAGCTGTTCCGCCAGTGGACCGCCGACCTGATCCTGTTCACCCACACCGGCCTGGACCTCACCGACGAGCAGGCCGAGCAGCTGGCGGCGCGCGGCGTACGGGTGGTGGCCGGGGAGGTGACCGGCCTGGAGGCCACCGAGGACCGGCTCACCGGGGTCCGGCTCGCCGACGGGATCGTGGTGCCTCGTACGGCGGTGACGGTCGCCTCCCGGCTGCGGATCGCCGACGCGCTGCGCGGACCGGACGGGCTACTGACCCGACTGGGCGTGCCGGTGATCGACCTGCCCAACGGAATGGGCGAGCAGGTCGAGGCCGATCCGACCGGGCGTACCGCAGTGCCGGGTGTCTGGGCCGCCGGCAACCTGACCAGCCCGTTGGGGCAGGTGATGGCGGCGGCGTCGGCCGGGTCGATGGCGGCGGCGGCGATCAACGCCGACCTCGCGCTGGCCGACACCACCGCAGCCGTACGCCGACACCGGGCCGAGATCGCCGGCGAGGAGCCGCCGGCCGAGCCGGAGCACCACGGACCGGCCGACGTCGCCGCCATGATCAGCCAAGGCTTCTGGGACGAGCGGTACGGCTCCGTCGAGCGGGTGTGGAGCGGCAATCCGAACCCGCACCTGGTCTCGGTCGTCGAAGGTCTGGCGGCCGGCACCGCCTGCGACGTCGGGGCCGGTGAAGGTGCCGACGCGATCTGGCTAGCCGGCCGAGGCTGGGAGGTCACGGCGGTCGACGTCTCCGAGGTGGCGTTGCGCCGCGGCGCCGACCAGGCGGCGGCGGCCGGGGACGACGTGGCGAAACGGCTCACCTGGCAGCAGGCCGACATCCGTACCTGGGATCCGGGCCTGTCCCGGTTCGACCTGGTCACCGCCCAGTTCATGCACCTGCCGGACCCGGACCGGGCGATGCTGCACCGCCGGCTCGCGGCGGCGGTCCGCCCCGGCGGCACCCTGTTGATCGTCGGCCATCATCCGTCCGACCTGGACATCGTCGGAATCCGCCGACCGCGCATGCCGGATCTGATGTTCACCGCCGAGCAGGTCGCGGCGGTGCTGGATCCACAGGAGTGGGCCAGCGTCCGGGTCGAGACGGTGCCCCGGTCGGTCACCGACCCGGACGGGGACCCGCTGACGATCCACGACGCGGTGCTGCACGCCGTCCGCCGCCGGTGA